GTGGTTGTTGCCTTCCGCCATGGTCGCCGTTTTCCGCTGCTCGGTCAATTGCTCGTGGTGCGTGGCGCCCCGGAGTGCAGGCTGACCAATGGACTATCACGGCGTCCTGAGACACCGAACATGTACTGATCCATCGTGCATTGATACGGAATACCTATACCGTTCTCGGCTCTTGAAGGCTATGATCGCGCCCGTCATGTATCGCGGATTCGTGAGGCGTTGGCGGAGGTGTGTGCTGCAGGTCCTTGTACCGGGCACCATCGCTGGATTGATCCTGGGAGCCTGCCAGGCACCGGGCACGGCCCCGGCAGGTACCGAACCACCGCAGACGGAGACCGCGACGCCCGCAGAGCCCAGCACGCCGGGGCCACCGATGCTCCTGCCCGGTGAGGGCCAGTCGAACAGCGTGACGGTGACGTGGACGGCGCCCGACACCGACCTGGAGATTGCCGGTTACGAACTGCGTTGGCGCGCCGCGGCTGACACGCGTTGGCGCGTTATACCCGGCATCGCGAGTACGCAGACGACCTACACCATCACCGAGCTGGATCCGGGCACCGCGTACCAGGTAGAGGTCCGCACGCAGTTTACCGGCGCGCGGAGCGGTTGGTCGCACAGCATCACCATCAAGACCCGGCACGCTCCGCCGGCGCTGTCGCCCGGTCACCGAACGCCGAACAGTGTGACGGTGACGTGGACGCCGGGAGAGGACGCGGACCTAGCCGGTTACGAACTGCGCTGGCGCGCCGCCACCGACACGCGTTGGCGCGGAGAAGCCAGCATCGCGAGTACGGAAACGACTTACACCATCACCGGCCTGGATGCGGGCGTCGAATACGCGGTACAGGTACGGGTGCGGTATGCCGGCGAGGCCGGTGAGGCAGGTGAGGCAGGTGAGGCAGGTGAATGGTCGCACGGCGTCATGGTGGAGACCACGGAGGCCTCGGCGCCCGCCGCACCGCCGCCCTCGCCGTCGCCGTCGGGGGTGCGTGCGCTCTCGCCGTCGGGGCTCGGGACGCCCTCGCCGCAGACCACGCTGGGGGCGCCGTGGGTCTACCAGGTATCGGCAACGGCGACCAGCGTCACGACGTTCTGGCTGCCGGTGCTGGACGACGCCGTCACCGGCTTCGAGCTGGAGTGGCGTTGGGACTCCGCCGCGGCCTGGACCTCGGTAACCGGCATCGCGGCTACCGCCACGTGGCACACGGTCACCGGCCTGGAACCGGGCGAGGGGTACAAGGTGCGGGTACGCGCCGTGGCAGGAAGCGTCGCGGGCGCGTGGTGGACGTCCGCGGTCGGGACGGCAGCGAGCGTCTCGTCATCGGAGCCAGCGTTCTCGGTCGGCTGGGAGAACACCAGCTACGCGGAGGGCGACGGAGAAATGGCGTTCATCCTGTCAACCGAGGACCCGGTGCCGGAAGCGCTGACGGTGAGAGTGTTCGTGGTAGAGTGCGGAACCATGCTGGAGAGTCCAGGGCTTCACCAGGTCGATGTTGCAGCGGCCGCCGGGCGGAGTGAGGTGAGAGTCGCCGTTGCGTTGCAGGCAGACACCGTTGACGAGCCGGACTGCGTCGTTTTCGCGACGGTGATTGTCGGCGCAGGTTACCGGTTCGGCTCGTCTCCCACGGCAACGATCACGGTCAGCGACGACGACTGAACCGAGCTGGCGACCGCGTTTGCCGTCCGGTCGGGGACACACCGATACCGCGCTCAGCCGGCGGAATGCTCGGGGCCGCCGGTCAGGCCGTGCAGGATGCCGGCGCAGACGGTGCAGGAGTTGGCCGCGGCGCGGCGCAGCC
This window of the Spirochaetaceae bacterium genome carries:
- a CDS encoding fibronectin type III domain-containing protein — its product is MDYHGVLRHRTCTDPSCIDTEYLYRSRLLKAMIAPVMYRGFVRRWRRCVLQVLVPGTIAGLILGACQAPGTAPAGTEPPQTETATPAEPSTPGPPMLLPGEGQSNSVTVTWTAPDTDLEIAGYELRWRAAADTRWRVIPGIASTQTTYTITELDPGTAYQVEVRTQFTGARSGWSHSITIKTRHAPPALSPGHRTPNSVTVTWTPGEDADLAGYELRWRAATDTRWRGEASIASTETTYTITGLDAGVEYAVQVRVRYAGEAGEAGEAGEAGEWSHGVMVETTEASAPAAPPPSPSPSGVRALSPSGLGTPSPQTTLGAPWVYQVSATATSVTTFWLPVLDDAVTGFELEWRWDSAAAWTSVTGIAATATWHTVTGLEPGEGYKVRVRAVAGSVAGAWWTSAVGTAASVSSSEPAFSVGWENTSYAEGDGEMAFILSTEDPVPEALTVRVFVVECGTMLESPGLHQVDVAAAAGRSEVRVAVALQADTVDEPDCVVFATVIVGAGYRFGSSPTATITVSDDD